One Nicotiana tomentosiformis chromosome 4, ASM39032v3, whole genome shotgun sequence genomic window carries:
- the LOC138909357 gene encoding uncharacterized protein — translation MTFISKGKKGTEKKKKEETSRREESNESEHMHTIPFFQKLYREKLDKQFEKFLDMLRHINVNLPFTDIISQKPAYAKFLKEILTKKRKIEKTSVVKLTEHCSIILQNKLPQKCGDPGSFTIPCSLGTLNFDKSLCDSSALINLIPLPIYRKLENEIGEIRSAPISLQLAD, via the coding sequence ATGACATTTATCAGCAAAGGTAAGAAAGgaactgagaaaaagaagaaggaggaaacttcaagaagggaagaatctaatgagagcgagcatatgcatACTATACCCTTTTTCCAAAAgttatatagagaaaagctggataaACAGTTTGAGAAATTTCTAGATATGCTGAGACACATtaatgtaaacttaccattcacagatATTATCTCACAAAAACCAGCTTATGCGAAATttttgaaggagatccttacaaagaaaagGAAGATCGAGAAGACATCAgtagtcaagctcacagagcattgcagtataattttgcaaaacaaactcccacaaaagtgtggagatccagggagttttactataccttgctcgttaggcactcttaattttgataaatctttatgtgattctagtGCCTTAATTAATTTAATACCTTTGCCTATTTACAGGAAGCTGGagaatgagattggagagataaggtccgCACCAATATCCTTGCAGTTGGCCGATTAA